One Phocaeicola dorei genomic region harbors:
- a CDS encoding PRTRC system ThiF family protein — translation MKRVHYIDNYLINPQHPVTVNLIGAGGTGSQVLTCLARLDVTLRALGHPGLFVTLYDPDIVTESNIGRQLFGYSDMGLNKAQCLVTRINNFFGNDWKALPDIFPTVLKDARRDDMANIIVTCTDNIKSRLDLWNILKAIPASNYHNHETPLYWMDFGNTQTTGQVVLGTIPKKIKQPASQLYETVGSLKVITRFVRYARVKEEDSGPSCSLAEALEKQDLFINSTLAQLGSNILWKMFRNGMIEHHGLFLNLETMKMNSIRV, via the coding sequence ATGAAAAGAGTACATTACATAGACAACTATCTGATCAACCCGCAACATCCGGTGACGGTGAACCTCATCGGAGCGGGAGGAACCGGTTCGCAGGTGCTGACCTGCCTGGCAAGGCTGGACGTGACCCTGCGGGCACTCGGGCATCCGGGACTGTTCGTGACACTCTATGACCCGGACATCGTGACGGAATCCAATATCGGCCGCCAGCTGTTCGGGTATTCCGACATGGGGCTGAACAAGGCGCAATGCCTCGTTACCCGCATCAACAATTTCTTCGGCAATGACTGGAAAGCTTTGCCGGATATTTTCCCGACCGTGCTGAAAGATGCCAGACGGGACGACATGGCGAATATCATCGTTACTTGTACCGACAACATCAAGTCACGGCTCGACTTGTGGAACATATTGAAAGCAATTCCTGCCTCGAATTACCACAATCACGAGACACCGCTGTATTGGATGGATTTCGGGAATACGCAGACGACCGGGCAGGTTGTTTTAGGAACCATTCCCAAGAAGATAAAACAGCCCGCCTCCCAACTGTATGAGACTGTCGGCTCTTTGAAAGTCATCACCCGGTTCGTGAGGTACGCAAGGGTGAAAGAGGAGGATTCGGGACCGAGCTGTTCCTTGGCGGAGGCGTTGGAAAAACAAGACCTGTTTATCAACTCCACACTAGCACAACTTGGCAGTAATATCTTGTGGAAGATGTTCCGTAATGGGATGATTGAACATCACGGGCTGTTTCTAAATCTGGAAACGATGAAGATGAATTCTATAAGAGTTTGA
- a CDS encoding glycosyl hydrolase 115 family protein, with product MKRSIIPLIIILLGQTIYAQQKFNLISNNKAGAVYYQGNEKVVNTAIDMLISDSKLICDQPFSLNNELNNNTIVVGIPDQEPDIKELVDRFKLEIADLAGKWDAYKIQAVESNGDNYLFILGSNPRGVAYGILELSRQMGISPWVWWADVVPDKKENVTIMTDEKVHAPSVQYRGIFLNDEDWALMPWSTRTFEPTPVKGAIGPKTYAKICELLLRLRANTLWPAMHECTVPFYFTEGNKDVSDKYGIIMGTSHCEPMMRTNTGEWDNAKYGSYNFLTNRENVLSYWNERLADVSKTENIFTMGMRGIHDGRMQGVKTIEDEAKILQEVINAQRELLKNSGKGDVSSIPQAFIPYKEVLKAYDAGVELPEDITLVWCDDNHGYIMRLSDPEEQKRSGGGGVYYHVSYWGKPHDYLWLGSTQPALIYTEMKRAWDNNARRMWILNVGDIKPNEYLTEFFLDMAWNIDAFAGDKIYAHQREWLHTTFKGKATDKINRIMKQYYHLSGHRKPEHMAWNKVEDWELRRQNPTNRQGLQPVKDSELSPVHFGDEMERRIQAFNSITLLSEEIFENEIPNELKPAYFQLIHYQVAASSAMSRKILYAQKSRLSAENNVELAGYYARLATDAYNEITALDYTYNKDMQSGKWDLMMDMKPRDLPVFQQPVLPDLPKKVLCPTNNPAIPKMPALSVTAGSSVEGDRMIALNACDFINNLQTEVIEGLGHSGRTVRLQPSKKIDLKQPHLEYKVSTTSKGNVKIKVGTIPMHPVHGNSEMRYAIVIDNQKPIEVSTSAEFLSDKWAENVLRNQSLTITEANIPEAGEHTIRIYALDEELLVDQLMLEFDLERKHYLIPVKYKSNQ from the coding sequence ATGAAAAGAAGCATTATTCCTTTAATAATTATCCTTTTGGGGCAAACTATATATGCACAGCAAAAGTTTAATCTGATATCGAACAACAAAGCAGGTGCTGTTTACTACCAAGGAAATGAAAAAGTCGTCAACACCGCTATCGATATGTTGATAAGTGACTCGAAACTAATCTGCGATCAACCATTCTCGTTAAATAATGAACTGAATAACAACACAATAGTTGTCGGTATTCCCGATCAGGAACCTGATATTAAAGAATTGGTAGACCGTTTTAAGCTTGAAATCGCTGATCTGGCAGGAAAATGGGATGCTTATAAAATACAAGCGGTTGAATCTAATGGAGATAATTATTTGTTCATTTTAGGGAGTAATCCTCGTGGAGTAGCCTATGGGATACTCGAACTATCTCGTCAAATGGGAATTTCGCCTTGGGTGTGGTGGGCAGATGTCGTTCCTGACAAGAAAGAGAATGTTACAATCATGACTGATGAAAAGGTGCATGCTCCATCTGTACAATACAGAGGGATCTTCCTCAATGATGAAGATTGGGCGTTGATGCCATGGAGTACTCGAACTTTTGAACCGACTCCAGTAAAAGGAGCTATCGGACCAAAAACGTATGCAAAGATATGCGAATTATTACTCCGACTTCGTGCCAACACCCTTTGGCCTGCCATGCACGAATGTACTGTTCCATTCTATTTCACCGAAGGAAATAAAGATGTTTCCGATAAATACGGTATCATAATGGGAACTTCACATTGCGAACCGATGATGCGGACAAATACGGGAGAATGGGATAATGCAAAATATGGTTCTTATAACTTTCTTACTAATCGTGAAAATGTGCTCTCTTACTGGAACGAACGCTTGGCAGATGTTTCCAAAACCGAAAACATTTTTACTATGGGAATGCGAGGTATACATGACGGACGTATGCAAGGAGTTAAGACCATTGAAGACGAAGCTAAAATATTACAGGAAGTTATAAATGCTCAAAGAGAACTGCTTAAAAATAGTGGTAAGGGAGATGTTTCAAGTATTCCACAAGCATTTATTCCTTATAAAGAGGTTCTAAAAGCCTATGATGCAGGTGTAGAGCTTCCTGAAGATATTACCTTGGTTTGGTGCGATGATAATCATGGTTATATTATGCGTCTTAGTGATCCCGAAGAACAAAAACGTTCGGGCGGTGGAGGGGTTTACTATCACGTCTCTTATTGGGGAAAACCTCACGATTATCTATGGCTGGGTTCCACTCAACCAGCTTTAATCTACACTGAAATGAAGCGTGCGTGGGATAACAATGCACGCCGTATGTGGATTCTTAATGTAGGAGATATTAAACCGAATGAATATTTGACAGAGTTCTTTCTTGATATGGCATGGAATATAGATGCATTTGCCGGAGATAAGATTTACGCGCATCAAAGAGAATGGCTACATACAACATTTAAAGGTAAAGCGACTGATAAAATAAACCGGATCATGAAACAATATTATCATCTTTCCGGACATCGTAAACCTGAACACATGGCTTGGAATAAAGTCGAAGATTGGGAGTTACGTCGTCAGAATCCTACTAATCGTCAGGGTTTACAACCCGTAAAAGATTCGGAGCTTTCACCAGTACATTTTGGCGATGAAATGGAACGCCGTATTCAGGCGTTTAATTCAATTACACTACTATCGGAAGAAATATTTGAAAATGAAATTCCAAATGAATTAAAACCTGCTTATTTCCAATTAATACATTATCAGGTTGCAGCCAGTTCAGCGATGAGCCGTAAGATATTGTATGCACAGAAATCACGTTTGTCTGCGGAAAATAACGTAGAACTTGCCGGATATTATGCCCGATTAGCTACAGATGCTTACAACGAGATCACTGCTTTAGATTACACATACAATAAGGATATGCAGAGTGGGAAGTGGGATTTGATGATGGATATGAAGCCGCGAGATTTGCCGGTTTTCCAACAGCCTGTTTTACCTGATCTTCCTAAAAAAGTATTGTGCCCAACTAACAATCCTGCTATACCAAAAATGCCTGCATTATCTGTAACGGCAGGATCATCCGTTGAAGGTGATCGTATGATTGCTCTAAATGCATGTGATTTTATAAATAATCTCCAGACTGAAGTTATAGAAGGATTGGGACATAGTGGAAGAACAGTACGTTTGCAACCATCTAAGAAAATAGACTTGAAACAGCCTCATCTTGAATATAAAGTATCTACTACAAGCAAAGGTAATGTGAAAATCAAAGTTGGAACCATTCCTATGCATCCCGTTCATGGAAATTCAGAGATGAGATATGCCATTGTTATTGATAATCAAAAGCCAATAGAAGTTTCTACTTCAGCAGAGTTTTTGTCAGATAAATGGGCAGAAAATGTATTGCGTAATCAGTCATTGACAATTACAGAAGCCAATATACCGGAAGCAGGTGAGCACACTATACGTATCTATGCTTTAGATGAAGAATTACTTGTGGATCAGTTAATGCTGGAATTTGATTTGGAAAGGAAACATTATCTTATTCCTGTAAAATATAAGTCTAATCAATAA
- a CDS encoding prokaryotic E2 ligase family D protein — MLETNELTKKLRALLHPKAALIAYSGEDDSYEGSYFIEVRDIDENGMMSEGRPVTVEFMNELVRGYSERHSTTPYGRIPSNMLWCDPRKGNEKYVWYNPPQKRMMFFRESLKIANAEYNLPGIIYVAGESWLNIYACKDKKLTEKTELYAAPFFNVTRASVCLGSAKIEKPKDLTYTNLLEYWEKKFWLTEFSHLGGEGNPTKSNLVLVTKAAKDKPFDLDELKLLNNLKLKDILK; from the coding sequence ATGTTGGAAACGAATGAACTTACAAAGAAACTGAGGGCGCTGCTCCATCCCAAGGCGGCGTTGATTGCCTATTCCGGTGAGGATGACAGCTATGAAGGCAGCTATTTTATAGAGGTCAGGGACATAGACGAGAACGGCATGATGAGCGAAGGCCGCCCCGTTACGGTGGAATTCATGAACGAGCTGGTACGCGGCTATTCCGAAAGGCACAGTACCACGCCATACGGCAGGATTCCGTCCAATATGCTGTGGTGCGATCCCCGGAAGGGCAACGAGAAATATGTCTGGTACAATCCACCGCAGAAGCGGATGATGTTCTTCAGGGAAAGCCTCAAAATCGCAAACGCGGAATACAACCTGCCGGGAATCATCTATGTGGCCGGAGAAAGTTGGCTGAATATCTATGCCTGCAAGGACAAGAAGCTGACGGAAAAGACGGAACTCTATGCCGCGCCGTTCTTCAACGTGACGAGGGCGAGCGTCTGTCTGGGCTCCGCAAAAATAGAGAAGCCGAAAGACCTGACCTACACGAACCTGCTGGAGTATTGGGAAAAGAAATTCTGGCTGACGGAGTTTTCCCATCTGGGAGGCGAAGGCAACCCGACTAAATCCAACCTGGTACTGGTAACGAAAGCTGCAAAGGACAAGCCTTTCGACCTTGATGAACTGAAGCTTCTGAATAACCTGAAACTGAAAGATATATTGAAATGA
- a CDS encoding PRTRC system protein E has protein sequence MFFTAIHQMMTEGVDLTLVIRKANGQLTVSTLPKSNGLKDEAQNHLVPLTVSGLPQELDAGFLQAVARPIQKAAGLISNMAQFEAQAEKAASESKAAKEAKSKETKEEKEKREKYEKHFKKAEELIAAGNHKDVVTSLGQARLYAKPQDQKKIDGMVAEQTKAMNKGSLFELMEEPAPQPQAQPTAAPARQPQPAPQYPPQPQKPMAAQVPGEQQRPVAAPQQQQTMWPPQQPPQGPAQYYAPPQPQPYAGQQPAPQQAPQPVYGNPHWQEQVQAPEELYPHYDAGQEGPAYRPEDYEGYPDFPQSMLEPHVPHYQNQTV, from the coding sequence ATGTTTTTTACAGCAATCCACCAAATGATGACCGAAGGCGTGGACCTCACCCTCGTCATCCGCAAAGCGAACGGGCAACTGACAGTTTCCACATTGCCGAAGTCTAACGGGCTGAAAGACGAAGCCCAGAACCACCTTGTCCCCCTGACCGTCAGCGGACTGCCGCAGGAGTTGGACGCAGGATTCCTGCAAGCCGTCGCACGGCCGATACAGAAAGCGGCGGGCCTGATTTCCAACATGGCGCAATTCGAGGCGCAAGCGGAGAAAGCCGCGTCCGAGAGCAAGGCGGCCAAGGAAGCCAAGTCGAAGGAGACGAAGGAGGAAAAGGAGAAGCGCGAGAAGTATGAGAAACATTTCAAGAAGGCGGAGGAACTGATTGCCGCCGGCAACCACAAGGATGTCGTCACTTCACTCGGACAGGCGCGCCTCTATGCCAAACCGCAGGACCAGAAGAAGATTGACGGGATGGTGGCGGAACAGACTAAGGCGATGAACAAGGGCAGCCTGTTCGAACTGATGGAAGAACCGGCACCGCAACCGCAGGCACAACCGACTGCCGCGCCGGCCCGGCAGCCGCAACCGGCTCCACAATATCCTCCACAACCGCAGAAACCGATGGCGGCACAAGTACCCGGCGAGCAACAGAGGCCGGTTGCAGCACCACAGCAACAGCAGACGATGTGGCCGCCGCAGCAACCTCCACAGGGACCGGCACAATATTACGCCCCGCCACAGCCGCAACCATATGCGGGACAGCAACCCGCACCGCAGCAGGCACCGCAACCGGTATACGGGAACCCGCATTGGCAGGAGCAGGTGCAGGCGCCGGAAGAACTGTACCCGCATTACGATGCCGGACAGGAAGGACCGGCTTACCGTCCGGAGGACTACGAGGGATATCCCGATTTCCCACAGTCCATGTTAGAACCCCATGTCCCACATTATCAAAATCAAACAGTCTAA
- a CDS encoding PRTRC system protein C, producing the protein MALEITGMTRSFTFKKNNGMVTLDDPNPSDSPEMVMSYYSNFYPELTTATVHGPVIKDDKAVYEFTTTIGVKG; encoded by the coding sequence ATGGCACTCGAAATTACAGGAATGACACGCTCATTCACATTCAAGAAGAACAATGGAATGGTCACGCTCGATGATCCCAACCCGTCGGACAGTCCCGAAATGGTCATGAGTTATTACTCCAATTTCTACCCGGAGCTGACAACGGCAACAGTACACGGACCGGTCATCAAGGACGATAAGGCCGTGTACGAGTTCACAACCACCATCGGGGTAAAAGGATAG
- a CDS encoding beta-N-acetylhexosaminidase encodes MKSYLLSLICLLFFCCCGKQPAIEEYLLIPHPVSIEYTSGFTKLKNNLSIAYTEELANEAELLQSYLSVNFSINTKMKPGSESGNIILKLDTSILPDKKEGYIMGIDDKITIKANSVIGIFNGIQTLRQIIQKKEGKWIVQKAIVTDYPAFSWRAFMLDEGRYFKGKEVVFDLLDEMAELKLNVFHWGLTNDQGWRIEIKKYPKLTEIGAYRDSSEIHKFGSNIFDGKPHGGFYTQEEIKEVVEYAAKRHIMVVPEVNMPGHACAAIAAYPWLGTSGKEIKVPTNFGVKYDVFNVADPKVIQFFEDVIDEMIPLFPSPVFHIGGDEVRYNHWNESPYVRSYMTKNGLKAPAELQVYFTNNMSNLLAGKSRRMMGWNEITGDRVHSYQKEESDADAKNIKLAKGTIVHFWKGDTALIRRTIEKGYDVVNSYHNSTYLDYSYEQIPLKKSYFFDPIPEGLTDDQKKRILGLGCQMWGEFIPTVESMNLKIYPRIAAYSEAGWTDKSHKDYNRFLHALEPFLKRWKAKGVKYDVAK; translated from the coding sequence ATGAAATCATATCTCTTATCATTAATATGTCTGCTGTTCTTTTGTTGTTGTGGCAAACAACCAGCTATTGAAGAATATCTTCTTATTCCTCACCCCGTGAGCATTGAATATACTTCTGGATTCACTAAATTGAAAAACAACTTGTCAATAGCTTATACTGAAGAATTAGCTAATGAAGCAGAGCTATTGCAATCATACCTTTCTGTTAACTTTTCTATTAATACGAAAATGAAACCAGGAAGCGAAAGCGGAAACATTATACTCAAGTTAGATACTTCCATTTTGCCGGATAAAAAAGAAGGTTATATAATGGGTATAGATGATAAAATAACGATAAAAGCCAATTCCGTAATCGGAATATTCAATGGTATTCAGACTTTACGTCAGATTATACAAAAGAAAGAAGGTAAATGGATAGTCCAAAAAGCAATCGTTACCGATTATCCAGCATTTTCATGGCGCGCTTTCATGCTTGATGAAGGACGCTATTTCAAAGGCAAGGAAGTCGTTTTCGACCTTTTAGATGAAATGGCAGAATTGAAGTTAAACGTTTTTCATTGGGGATTAACTAATGATCAAGGGTGGCGCATTGAAATCAAAAAATATCCGAAACTGACTGAAATCGGAGCCTATCGTGATTCATCTGAAATACATAAATTTGGGAGTAATATTTTCGACGGCAAACCTCACGGAGGCTTCTATACACAAGAAGAAATTAAAGAGGTGGTCGAATATGCTGCTAAACGCCATATCATGGTTGTACCCGAAGTAAATATGCCCGGACATGCTTGTGCTGCTATTGCTGCTTATCCATGGTTAGGGACAAGTGGAAAAGAAATAAAAGTACCAACCAATTTTGGTGTTAAATACGATGTCTTTAATGTCGCTGATCCTAAAGTTATTCAATTCTTCGAAGATGTTATAGATGAAATGATTCCTCTTTTTCCGTCTCCTGTATTCCATATTGGGGGCGATGAAGTACGGTACAATCATTGGAATGAGTCTCCATACGTTCGGTCTTATATGACAAAAAACGGCCTGAAAGCTCCGGCAGAGTTACAGGTTTACTTTACCAATAATATGTCGAATCTGCTGGCAGGGAAAAGCCGTCGTATGATGGGTTGGAATGAAATAACAGGAGATAGGGTACATAGTTATCAGAAAGAGGAATCCGATGCTGATGCTAAAAATATAAAACTTGCCAAAGGGACTATTGTCCATTTTTGGAAAGGCGATACGGCATTAATTAGGCGAACCATTGAAAAGGGATATGATGTGGTAAACTCTTATCATAATTCCACCTATCTGGATTACAGCTACGAACAAATCCCCTTGAAGAAATCATACTTTTTCGATCCCATACCCGAAGGTCTGACAGATGATCAAAAAAAGAGAATCTTGGGACTAGGCTGCCAAATGTGGGGAGAATTCATTCCAACAGTAGAAAGTATGAATCTCAAAATATATCCTCGCATAGCTGCGTATTCTGAAGCAGGATGGACAGATAAAAGCCATAAAGATTACAATAGGTTTCTTCATGCTCTTGAACCCTTTTTGAAGCGATGGAAAGCTAAAGGTGTAAAATATGACGTAGCAAAATAA